The Deltaproteobacteria bacterium genome segment AAGGTCGAAAGGGTGCTACCGGCCGACGGTATTGTGACGTTGTCCATTCAGCCGTCGTCCGGCGAAACTGTAAGCGTGAAGGCTGACAGGCTACTTGTTGCGGCGGGAGTTTCTGGCAATATTGAAAACATTGGACTCGAAGCACTCGGCGTGAAGACGGAAAAGGGTTTTGTCGTAGCGGACCGGACCACTTACGCGACAAATATCTCCGGCATTTATGCCATTGGCGATGTAATCGGACCGCCGCTTCTGGCCCATGTGGCAACCAAGGAAGCCATCGTTTGTGTGGATCACATCACTGGGCATACACAGAGCTATGTAAACTACGACAATGTGCCAGGCTGCACTTACTGTTCGCCGCAGGTGGCGAGTGTGGGTTTCACCGAATCGAAGGCAAAAGAGAAATACCCGGATCTCGTCAGGGTAGGGCGCTTTCCGTTCCGGGCGTCAGGCCGGGCACTCGCTTCGGGTGATCACGATGGACTGGTCAAGTTCATCATCCACGCCCAAACAGGCGAAATACTCGGTGTTCACATGGTGGGTGCCGAGGTAACGGAACTCCTGCCCGAAGTAATCATGGCTCGAGAAATGGAACTGACGGTGCATGAGCTTCATTCCCTGATGCATGCACATCCGACACTCGCCGAGGCTGTCATGGAGGCTGCCGCCGATGCGCTGGGCGAGGCCATACACATCTGAAGACCGGGGTCCCGACAGTCCACTGGAAATAGAACTGTGGCGGTCCCGGCAGCCGGTTCCCTATGGCCCTTCTTGGGAGCGGCAGAAAGAACATGCCCGTCTGGTGGGTGAAGGCCGTGCGCGTCCCGCGCTCTGGCTTCTGGAACATGAGCGGGTCGTCACCGTTGGCCGGAGCGGTGCTGAAGGGCTTCTGCATCAGACACCGGATGAACTGAAGGCCCGGGGAATTGATTTCTTTGAGGTGGATCGCGGCGGCAAGGTCACCTGGCACGGACCGGGCCAATTGGTGGGCTATCCGCTGATGCCGGTGCAGCAGATCGACCTGGTACCTTACGTTCACCGGCTTGAGCAGACGATTATCGACACGCTCGCCCATTTCGGCATCGACGCATGGACCGATCCGCCCTTTACCGGCGTCTGGACCGAGAAGGGAAAGATAGCTGCTATTGGTGTACGGCTTGCTGGGAACGTGACAACACACGGCTTCGCTCTGAATGTCCGGAACAGGCTGGACGACTTCGCATATATCGTTCCCTGCGGGCTGGAGGGCAAAGCCGTAACATCCGTAGAAGCATTTTTGGGTGAACAAACGCCGGAACTTGACGCGGTGGCGCACCGATTTGTGGAAGAGTTCACTCGCCAATACGATATTCTGGTTGCCATTGAACGCGAAATCAGCGCCGGCGGCGAAGTGGTCCAGCTTCCGGCTCGTGAAATTCCACACAGGGACCGATCGAGAATTGTCGCCTATTACGAAGAAGGCCTGTCGGGCCGAAAACCGTCATGGCTGAAGGTGGCAATTCCTTCCGGGCGGAACTTCGCTGATCTCAAAGCCCGGGTTGCTCGCGAAGGGCTGAATACGGTCTGTGAAAGCGCTTCGTGTCCCAACATTGGCGAGTGCTGGGAGCGGCGCTCGCTCACGCTGATGATATTGGGCAACACCTGCACCAGGCGGTGCGGTTTCTGTGATGTTGCTACCGGCCGGCCCTTACCAGTCGATCCAGAAGAACCCCGCCGGGTATCGCGGCTTCTCGCCAGTCTCGATCTGGCTTACACGGTTATCACCTCTGTCGATCGTGATGATCTTTCGGACAAAGGGGCAGCGCATTGGGCAGCGGTGATCAGAGAGGTCCGCCAGGGGAACCCTGGTATGCGCATCGAGGTGCTAGTGCCTGATTTTCAGGGTGACCGGGTGGCACAGGAAATGGTTTTTGCCGCTAGGCCTGATGTACTGGCCCACAATCTGGAAACCGTCCCGCGTCTGAATCGTCTCGTTCGCCCGCAGGCCCGTTATGAGCGTTCGCTGGAGTTGCTTGAAAGCTCGGCCAAGTGGCCTCTTCTGACCAAAAGCGGTCTCATGCTGGGACTCGGTGAAACGGATGATGAGGTGATAGAGGTCATGCGTGACCTGCGCCGGGCTGGTGTGGGAATTATGACGCTCGGACAGTATCTACGGCCATCAATTGCACATCTGCCTGTCACCCGCTGGGTTCACCCGGACCAGTTCGCGGCGTTCAGGGCATTCGGTGAAAAGGATCTCGGCTTTCTTCGTGTCGAAAGCGGGCCCCTGGTCCGCAGCTCTTATCACGCCGATGAACCGGGTTTGGACGCACTACAGAAAACCGCATTGCGCTGAAGCGCAATTATACAACTTCTACCACACGGGTTCCGGCTCGACGGTCATGTGCGGTCTCGCTTCCACCTATAATGAGAGGCAGCGCGCCCCAGCAGATGATTAGATTGAACGGCCAGAGCCAGAAATAGCGCCGGATAACAAGTGCGGGTGAGGCATCGGCGCCATCGCGGGAGACAATCTTCAGTTTCATCAGCATGTCGCCGGGGGTCTGGCCAACCAGCGTGACAAGACCGACATAGAAAATCCCTTCGATCAGTGTTTTCAGGATCAGGAGCACCCACCAGGTCCGGGCAATCCATTCTCCTGGGTTGTGAAGAACAGAAAACTCGGCTCCCGTGAACCAATCGGCGGCGACGACAAACATTGCGAGAGCCACAAGCGTGATGACTGTATCTATGAGATAGGCAATCGAGCGCTTGATAAGCAGCTTACGGGGAAGCGTTAGCCGGGGTTTGAGATTGGAAAGCGAACCGAGTGACGGCAGACGGTCTTTCAACCGGGAACGGGCGGCCATCGCGGGATAATTGTCCAGCTTTCCTGTCAGACCAATACCGGGAGGCGTATCGAGCCGGATACCGATGCCAGTCCCGGTGCCCAGAATATCGGCTGATTCGAGCTGTGACTCGGGCGTTATTTCCTGATTCCCGCTCTGTCCCAGTTTGAAGCTGATCTGGTCGAATCGGGAATGATCGGGTGAACGGGCGCTGACAAGGGTTTTTCCGGTTACACTGGAGCCGGGTTCATCGGCCTGTGAAAAATCGAGTCCCATGGCGTCAGGGAATCTGCCATCGTTGAAGGGAACGATCGGTTCCGGATTCGGGACTACCGGGGCATCAAACTTCTGCGACATATCGTCCATTTCGGAAAATATCTGCTCAATCCTTTTTTCAGGGGGTGTCCACGAGGGCAGACTGACGCTGTTGCTAAGGTTTGTGGGAAGCTCCTCCGGTTGCGCGTAATACACGGCCTGAGGCCCGCTGGAATCGGGAGGAGCTAGAGCGGGTTCCGCGTGCCGGATACTTGCTGCCGGCTGGATCTCGCTGGGGTGTGAATCCACTGGTGGCGTAAAGATGTTATTATTACCGCTAGAACGCTCTGTACCTGGCTGCTCAACACGGGCCTCAGGCCACTCATCGTTTTCTCGATTATCATCAACTACACCCAGCCGCAGGATTTCTGGCAGCGGCCGGTCGATATCAGCCGTCGTGATGGGGAGGCTGTCACCGGTCAGGAATGAATGATCTGCAACTGGCTCGGAAGCGACTTGTACGGCCAAATCGTTGCTGATGTCCTCGATATTGTCTTCGGAATCATTTGTGTTGGTTGTGCAGGTTTCAGTGACCGCAGGGATAGCACCAGATTCTGATACCGCCTTGGGAATTACTTGCTCCGTGCAGGCTCCTGCATCTGGTGGTGTTCTTTCCGGCTCAACAGTGTTGACGATCCGGGTGAAAGTATCCTCGGCATCTGAGCGATCCAGGTAGACAGTACCGGCCAGCATGGGGCTGGATTGGTCGAAAACGTACTCGGACGGATCGTTCTCCACGACGGCTTCAAGCTGTGATGACGGGAAAGCTTCAGGTGAAGCAGCCGGGAAGAGACGAGGCAGCCGCTCGCCGGACAGTGGCTTGGGTCTTGGGAGTGCGACTTTGAGCGGCTCGATCTTTGGTGTCTTTAACTCTGGCCGTGCCAGTTCCGGAACCGCAATTACCGGTGCCGGTTTTGGAAGCGCAATGGGAGCTGGAGCTTCGCGAGCTGGTGCCGGATGAAAACTGGTCTCACCGACATCAGAGGACAACAGTTTTTCGCTGGATTCTGTCTCGACTGGAGCTACCGTTAAGAGTGGCTCAGATGTCGCAGGACTGTATTTCGTTGAAATGGAACCTGCATCGTA includes the following:
- a CDS encoding RDD family protein, translating into MEAIEPGSLPAKTDATVRPRRRRQKETAPTMSVESATTEVVPPDMSAATAASAEMPSAVVSAEFNSPPTLDNPPVTARATPETALAFQQEIRPEVPLDELSFSRFARPEPELAGVDLRAPAPLPEQIASGQKNAEIVARGYDAGSISTKYSPATSEPLLTVAPVETESSEKLLSSDVGETSFHPAPAREAPAPIALPKPAPVIAVPELARPELKTPKIEPLKVALPRPKPLSGERLPRLFPAASPEAFPSSQLEAVVENDPSEYVFDQSSPMLAGTVYLDRSDAEDTFTRIVNTVEPERTPPDAGACTEQVIPKAVSESGAIPAVTETCTTNTNDSEDNIEDISNDLAVQVASEPVADHSFLTGDSLPITTADIDRPLPEILRLGVVDDNRENDEWPEARVEQPGTERSSGNNNIFTPPVDSHPSEIQPAASIRHAEPALAPPDSSGPQAVYYAQPEELPTNLSNSVSLPSWTPPEKRIEQIFSEMDDMSQKFDAPVVPNPEPIVPFNDGRFPDAMGLDFSQADEPGSSVTGKTLVSARSPDHSRFDQISFKLGQSGNQEITPESQLESADILGTGTGIGIRLDTPPGIGLTGKLDNYPAMAARSRLKDRLPSLGSLSNLKPRLTLPRKLLIKRSIAYLIDTVITLVALAMFVVAADWFTGAEFSVLHNPGEWIARTWWVLLILKTLIEGIFYVGLVTLVGQTPGDMLMKLKIVSRDGADASPALVIRRYFWLWPFNLIICWGALPLIIGGSETAHDRRAGTRVVEVV
- the lipA gene encoding lipoyl synthase, translated to MPVQQIDLVPYVHRLEQTIIDTLAHFGIDAWTDPPFTGVWTEKGKIAAIGVRLAGNVTTHGFALNVRNRLDDFAYIVPCGLEGKAVTSVEAFLGEQTPELDAVAHRFVEEFTRQYDILVAIEREISAGGEVVQLPAREIPHRDRSRIVAYYEEGLSGRKPSWLKVAIPSGRNFADLKARVAREGLNTVCESASCPNIGECWERRSLTLMILGNTCTRRCGFCDVATGRPLPVDPEEPRRVSRLLASLDLAYTVITSVDRDDLSDKGAAHWAAVIREVRQGNPGMRIEVLVPDFQGDRVAQEMVFAARPDVLAHNLETVPRLNRLVRPQARYERSLELLESSAKWPLLTKSGLMLGLGETDDEVIEVMRDLRRAGVGIMTLGQYLRPSIAHLPVTRWVHPDQFAAFRAFGEKDLGFLRVESGPLVRSSYHADEPGLDALQKTALR